One window of Athalia rosae chromosome 4, iyAthRosa1.1, whole genome shotgun sequence genomic DNA carries:
- the LOC105688970 gene encoding ribosome biogenesis protein BOP1 homolog encodes MGAPKKATKRKQSVIATKKAVNSSPVKNVEESDELSDSESEDFLPTDQINDDEDSTDDEVTNEEEAPDSDTEKDPIVFGSDNEEDELEFESDSEDYDEEEDDQSEKDSDEEEDDDSEKDSEEAEDASDDSEEEKDETNLASADEESEEEVPETKTTNKSLIKSRKQNNDDKGVAKNKVKKKVSLTNASERNSKNGLPGNKTNLVNKNSASVAPGVDKQLSNTDEYENDTSDEEDLRNTVGNIPMKWYEEYPHIGYDWNGKKILKPEKGDQLDNFLKRMEDPDFWRTVKDPMTGQDIVLSEADIELITRIQKQKIPDAQFDEYAPWVEWFTSEVMKTPLRKFPEHKRSFLPSKSEAKKVSKLVHALKMGWIKSTVEMEKEKQEKKGEQQFYMLWQSDDQAEEMRRIHKHIPAPKRHLPGHAESYNPPPEYLFDKRELKEWNKLKSTPWKRKLHFIPQKFNSLREVPAYSKYIKERFQRCLDLYLCPRALKMRLTIDPASLVPQLPSPKDLQPFPTTMSMVFKGHTDMIRSFAVEAKGQYIASGGDDMTLKIWEVATGRCVKSIPCGGIVRSVAWCPNQAISLIAVAADQKVLLINPGIGDHLITSKTDQLLEIIPQSDVIVSERVKTAVQWEQAGGENWQTGIRIILNHFKDVKQVTWHARGDYLATVMPDGQNRSVLIHQLSKRRSQLPFSKSKGLVQCVLFHPIRPFLFVATQRNVRIYDLVKQEMVKKLLSNSMWISTMAIHPGGDNILVGTYDRKMLWFDLDLSTKPYQTLRLHGTAVRGVAFHKRYPLFASGADDKSLIISHGMVYNDLLQNPLIVPLKRLCNHETYNDFGILDVMFHPIQPWVFSAGADATIRLYT; translated from the exons ATGGGTGCCCCGAAAAAGGCAACAAAACGAAAGCAGAGCGTGATTGCTACCAAAAAAGCGGTGAATAGTAGCCCAGTTAAAAATGTAGAGGAATCAGACGAATTATCG GACTCggaatcggaagatttctTGCCTACTGATCAAAtaaacgacgacgaggataGCACGGATGACGAGGTCACaaatgaagaagaagctcCTGATTCTGATACAGAAAAAGACCCAATTGTTTTTGGATCGGACAACGAGGAGGATGAACTCGAGTTTGAGTCTGACTCAGAAGATTATGATGAGGAGGAAGATGATCAATCAGAAAAGGATTCTGATGAGGAGGAAGATGATGACTCCGAAAAGGATTCTGAGGAAGCGGAAGATGCAAGTGACGATTCtgaggaagagaaagatgaaACAAATTTAGCATCTGCTGATGAGGAATCTGAAGAAGAAGTACCAGAAACCAAAACAACTAATAAATCCTTAATAAAGTCTAGGAAACAAAATAACGATGACAAAGGGGTAGCTAAGAACAAAGTTAAAAAGAAAGTGAGCCTTACAAATGCTagtgaaagaaattcaaaaaatggtTTGCCAGGCAATAAAACGAatcttgtaaataaaaatagtgcTAGTGTAGCGCCTGGAGTAGACAAACAGCTGAGCAATACAGATGAATATGAAAACGATACATCGGATGAAGAAGATCTCAGAAATACTGTTGGGAACATTCCAATGAAATGGTATGAAGAATATCCTCATATTGGATATGATTGGAATGGAAAGAAGATTCTAAAACCAGAGAAAGGGGACCAGTTGGATAATTTCCTGAAGCGAATGGAAGACCCTGATTTTTGGAGAACTGTGAAAGACCCTATGACTGGACAAGATATTGTACTCAGTGAAGCTGATATCGAACTTATTACTAGAatacagaaacaaaaaatacctgATGCGCAATTCGACGAGTACGCG CCCTGGGTTGAGTGGTTCACATCAGAAGTTATGAAAACACCTTTGCGTAAATTCCCTGAGCACAAGAGATCATTCCTGCCTTCGAAGTCTGAGGCAAAGAAAGTCTCCAAATTGGTTCACGCACTAAAGATGGGATGGATCAAATCTACTGTTGaaatggagaaagagaagCAAGAAAAGAAGGGTGAGCAGCAATTTTATATGCTTTGGCAGTCAGATGATCAGGCAGAAGAAATGCGCAGAATTCACAAGCATATACCAGCGCCTAAGAGACACCTACCAGGTCATGCAGAGAGTTATAACCCACCACCTGAGTATTTGTTCGATAAAAGAGAATTGAAGGAATGGAATAAGCTCAAGTCCACCCCATGGAAGAGGAAACTTCATTTCATCCCACAAAAGTTTAATTCACTCCGGGAAGTACCAGCTTATTCAAAGTATATTAAAGAGCGGTTCCAGAGATGTTTGGACTTATATCTTTGCCCAAGAGCCCTGAAAATGAGGTTGACCATTGATCCGGCAAGTTTAGTTCCACAACTACCTAGTCCCAAAGATCTACAACCATTCCCTACCACTATGTCTATGGTGTTTAAGGGACACACAGATATGATCAGAAGTTTTGCTGTTGAGGCTAAAGGACAGTACATTGCTTCTGGTGGAGATGACATGACGCTTAAAA tttGGGAAGTAGCGACGGGTAGATGCGTAAAAAGTATTCCTTGCGGGGGCATAGTGAGAAGCGTTGCTTGGTGCCCTAATCAAGCAATCTCTCTTATTGCTGTAGCTGCCGATCAGAAAGTTTTGTTGATCAATCCTGGTATAGGAGATCATTTAATTACCAGCAAAACTGACCAACTTTTGGAAATCATACCTCAAAGCGACGTGATAG TGAGCGAGAGAGTCAAGACGGCGGTTCAGTGGGAACAAGCAGGGGGTGAAAATTGGCAAACAGGTATAAGAATCATACTAAATCATTTTAAAGATGTTAAGCAAGTTACATGGCACGCCCGAGGTGATTATTTGGCCACTGTTATGCCTGATGGACAAAATAGGTCTGTGTTAATTCACCAACTTTCGAAGAGACGCTCGCAACTGCCCTTCAGTAAATCTAAGGGGTTGGTGCAATGCGTGTTATTCCATCCAATAAGACCATTTTTATTTGTGGCG ACACAGAGAAATGTAAGAATATACGACTTAGTCAAGCAAGAGATGGTGAAGAAACTGCTCTCAAATTCCATGTGGATCTCAACGATGGCAATACATCCTG GCGGCGATAACATATTGGTGGGGACATATGATAGAAAAATGCTTTGGTTTGATCTGGACTTGAGTACAAAGCCATATCAAACACTACGGTTACACGGAACGGCAGTGCGAGGGGTTGCATTTCATAAACGCTATCCGTTGTTTGCGTCAGGAGCTGACGACAAAAGCCTTATTATATCTCATGGAATGGTGTACAA TGATCTCCTCCAAAATCCGTTGATTGTACCGTTAAAGAGGTTGTGCAATCATGAAACATATAATGATTTTGGTATTCTCGATGTCATGTTTCACCCTATACAGCCTTGGGTTTTCTCAGCCGGAGCGGACGCAACTATTcgattatatacataa
- the LOC105688971 gene encoding tRNA (adenine(37)-N6)-methyltransferase — protein sequence MEGKCQNSDFDAKCLLAQLNTARKEINNLRQQIRSLRYVHEKDVESIKRLLGSCKAEEHFSTPNCSVPKAVQPSTSNDLEECLKLKPIGVISTWFPSKRGTPRQPGICDTAPGKLTLFNSVFTNPEHALEGLQDFSHMWILFHFHKNDSTHVRAKVAPPRLNGVRTGVFSTRSPHRPSPIGLSLVKIIKIENCTIFFEGVDMVDQTPVLDVKPYIPQYDNPLHVEKYGVRDIESSLVDRELLGNIEDRLRNGTICNIEGKERLTNQSHSSEITNGLRTTLHESHHGNTDGAAQGTDISRDEEIALRLQAEEFDGHAEFGNYLDSRNYYRTNDRNLDIDTSFENGRGNVYSTGSLETIRELSNGLSSDLSLYEERDLTNSEIATQSSVDDARNSAMTDINISSSRNNGIIARTLELDNENMVYSLQHVDLNSQDNRTIAFNSRNIEVNNPNDQISRNTRLLDGADGPSTYIDLIHRRAVNPRPDNSPVRMGVREAPDGEEGFTAQNLTPSQTLPNIQGVAASGISQNVGATQNIRTESRSQNVGYDDNPSDVRIPDWISRPRVSALTVTFNERALIQLNEILGDKADQQKQAIVNVLCQDPRSVYLRQRWANQFYTFLIHELHISCRFDDNRHVVTVFQIRHAGRMCECGEPEWQCLGHSPLT from the exons ATGGAAGGAAAATGTCAAAATTCCGATTTCGATGCAAAGTGTTTGTTAGCACAGTTGAATACAGCAAGAAAAGAGATTAACAATTTGAG ACAACAAATAAGGAGTCTGCGTTACGTACATGAAAAAGATGTTGAGAGTATAAAACGTTTGTTGGGGTCCTGCAAAGCAGAAGAACATTTCTCTACACCAAATTGCAGTGTCCCCAAAGCGGTACAGCCAAGTACAAGTAATGACTTAGAAGAATGCCTGAAACTAAAACCGATTGGTGTCATTTCTACCTGGTTTCCCAGCAAAAGAGGAACACCTAGGCAACCCGGGATTTGTGACACAGCACCAGGAAAACTAACGCTGTTCAATTCTGTTTTTACTAATCCTGAACATGCTCTTGAAGGCCTGCAAGATTTCTCCCACATGTG GATACTCTTTCATTTCCATAAAAACGATTCAACACACGTACGTGCTAAAGTGGCACCGCCTAGATTAAATGGTGTTCGGACAGGGGTGTTTTCAACAAGATCGCCGCATCGTCCTTCTCCGATTGGTCTGAGTCTTGttaagataataaaaatagagaattGCACTATTTTTTTCGAGGGTGTTGACATGGTGGATCAGACCCCGGTGTTGGATGTCAAACCATATATACCACAGTATGATAATCCATTGCATGTTGAAAAGTATGGGGTGAGAGATATTGAAAGTAGTTTAGTAGACAGGGAATTGTTGGGAAACATTGAAGACAGACTAAGAAATGGCACAATCTGCAACatagagggaaaagaaagattAACCAATCAAAGTCATTCATCTGAAATTACCAATGGCTTGAGAACCACATTACATGAATCTCACCATGGAAACACCGATGGAGCTGCTCAAGGTACAGATATATCTAGGGATGAGGAAATTGCATTAAGATTACAAGCAGAAGAGTTTGATGGTCACGCAgagtttggaaattatttagaCTCACGGAACTACTATCGAACAAATGATAGAAATCTAGATATTGATACCAGCTTTGAAAATGGCAGGGGCAATGTGTATAGTACTGGCAGCTTAGAAACTATCAGAGAGCTATCTAATGGGCTAAGCTCGGATTTGAGCTTGTATGAAGAGAGAGACTTGACAAATTCAGAAATTGCCACGCAAAGTTCTGTAGATGATGCTCGTAATTCCGCTATGACAGACATTAACATTTCAAGCTCAAGAAATAATGGTATTATTGCTAGAACCTTGGAACTAGACAATGAAAACATGGTTTATAGTCTACAGCACGTCGACTTGAATTCCCAAGACAACAGAACAATAGCATTCAATTCCAGAAATATTGAGGTCAATAACCCAAATGATCAGATATCAAGAAACACTCGCTTACTGGACGGTGCAGATGGACCAAGTACCTACATAGATTTGATTCATAGGCGTGCGGTGAATCCGAGACCAGATAATTCACCAGTTCGAATGGGTGTTCGAGAAGCTCCTGATGGAGAGGAAGGTTTTACTGCCCAAAACCTGACTCCATCGCAAACCTTGCCAAATATCCAAGGTGTAGCGGCTTCTGGCATCTCACAAAATGTCGGTGCCACCCAAAATATTAGGACTGAAAGTAGAAGCCAAAACGTGGGTTATGATGATAATCCTTCAGATGTTAGGATACCTGATTGGATATCGAGACCACGTGTATCTGCGTTAACTGTAACATTCAACGAACGAGCATTGATACAGTTGAACGAAATTTTAGGGGATAAGGCTGATCAACAGAAACAAGCTATAGTAAATGTTTTGTGTCAAGATCCTAGGTCAGTTTACTTAAGGCAGCGATGGGCTAATCAATTTTACACATTTCTGATTCATGAATTGCATATCAGCTGTAGATTTGATGACAACAGGCACGTTGTTACCGTTTTCCAAATTCGCCATGCAGGAAGAATGTGCGAATGTGGAGAGCCAGAGTGGCAATGCTTAGGTCATTCCCCCTTAACGtaa
- the LOC105688944 gene encoding U6 snRNA-associated Sm-like protein LSm7, which yields MSAANKTQNADHKEKKRKESILDLSKYLEKNIRVKFAGGREAAGILKGYDPLLNLVLDNTTEYLRDPDDPYKLNQDTRMLGLVVCRGTSVVLICPVDGMESIQNPFIQQDG from the exons ATGTCT GCAGCAAACAAG ACTCAGAATGCTGATcacaaagagaagaagagaaaggagAGTATCTTGGATCTCTCCAAAtatctagaaaaaaatataagagtcAAATTTGCTGGAGGTCGAGAAGCTGCGGGGATTCTGAAAGGATATGACCCTCTTTTGAATCTTGTCCTTGACAACACTACGGAATACCTCAGAG ATCCTGATGACCCATACAAATTGAATCAAGACACACGCATGTTGGGTTTAGTCGTGTGTCGAGGCACGTCGGTCGTTCTTATATGTCCGGTAGATGGAATGGAATCCATACAGAATCCTTTCATTCAACAGGACGGTTAA
- the LOC105688942 gene encoding chitin deacetylase 1: protein MKLRICSSLGPTLLLFYVAVTRAKESTDRVECIDDDRFYRNPKTPAHKIWTQDECAKYYLCLDNDVFEFKCSNGLLFDVSRQICDFKANVDNCDVSLEERPPKPLLDNGKCEEGTLACGDGTCLPSLYFCDGSVDCPDASDEAWCDPEKDRNAASSCDSEKCKLPDCWCSKDGTKVPGNLNVSNVPQMISITFNDAVNAENIDLYANIFSDARKNPNGCPIRGTFYVSHQFTNYRDVQSLWNRGHEIAAHSVTHRGPEEWWSRNATIEDWFDEMVGEANIIHKYGGVRIEEIRGLRVPFLQVGWNRQFLMMLEFGFAYDSSIVAPFNDPPIWPYTLDHQPPHVCSSPGQLCPTRSYAGLWEIPVNELLLENKTCSMVDSCTRDLRGEEIYRMLTINFNRHYLQNRAPLGLYFHADWFKNPSSHYAFLKFIDDTLQLPDVYFVTSNQMIEWMRNPTPLNQLQNFQPWKCGKRHFEPREIACVVPNTCKLYSSVLKSDRYLYTCFDCPKQYPWLRNEFGLN from the exons atGAAGCTGAGGATTTGCAGCTCGCTTGGGCCAACGTTGCTGTTATTTTACG TTGCCGTAACGCGGGCTAAGGAGTCAACCGATAGAGTCGAATGCATCGATGACGACCGATTTTATAGAAACCCAAAAACACCGGCGCACAAAATTTGGACACAGGACGAATGCGCCAAATATTATCTATGTTTAG ACAACGATGTCTTTGAATTCAAGTGCTCGAACGGATTACTTTTTGACGTCTCTCGTCAGATTTGCGACTTCAAAGCTAACGTCGATAATTGCGACGTAAGTTTAG AGGAGAGGCCTCCGAAGCCGCTTCTAGATAATGGTAAGTGCGAAGAGGGAACCCTAGCATGTGGGGATGGGACCTGTCTTCCATCCCTTTATTTCTGCGATGGGAGTGTGGATTGTCCAGACGCTTCGGACGAAGCCTGGTGCG ACCCCGAGAAGGACCGAAACGCAGCGTCGTCCTGTGAtagtgaaaaatgtaaattgcCGGATTGCTGGTGTTCCAAAGACGGTACCAAAGTTCCTGGAAATCTGAACGTCTCAAACGTACCGCAGATGATATCGATCACTTTTAACGATGCTGTTAATGCCGAGAATATCGACCTTTACGCAA acatcTTTAGTGACGCTAGGAAAAATCCAAACGGTTGTCCGATTCGTGGTACATTTTACGTAAGCCATCAATTTACAAATTATAGAGACGTTCAGAGTTTGTGGAACCGTGGGCACGAAATTGCAGCCCATTCCGTAAC CCATCGAGGTCCCGAGGAATGGTGGTCAAGAAATGCGACGATTGAAGATTGGTTCGATGAAATGGTCGGGGAAGCGAACATCATACACAAGTACGGGGGTGTGCGAATCGAAGAGATCCGAG GACTGCGGGTCCCGTTCCTCCAAGTCGGTTGGAATCGTCAGTTCCTTATGATGTTGGAGTTTGGATTCGCGTACGACTCGTCGATCGTCGCACCCTTTAACGATCCCCCCATTTGGCCGTACACTCTTGACCACCAACCGCCGCATGTCTGCAGTAGTCCTGGTCAGTTATGTCCCACGCGATCCTATGCCGGACTCTGGGAGATCCCCGTGAACGAGCTGCTGTTGGag AACAAGACGTGTAGTATGGTGGACTCTTGTACGCGCGATCTGCGAGGTGAAGAAATATACCGAATGTTGACGATAAATTTCAACAGACATTATCTGCAGAATCGAGCTCCTCTCGGCCTTTACTTTCATGCGGATTGGTTCAAGAATCCATCGTCTCACTATGCATTCCTG aaattcATCGACGACACACTGCAACTTCCAGACGTGTACTTTGTGACAAGTAATCAGATGATTGAATGGATGCGAAATCCAACACCGTTAAATCAGTTGCAAAATTTCCAGCCATGGAAATGTGGTAAGCGTCATTTTGAGCCACGTGAAATAGCATGCGTTGTACCAAATACTTGCAAATTGTACAGTAGTGTGTTAAAGTCTGATAGATACTTGTACACCTGCTTCGATTGTCCCAAACAATATCCATGGCTCAGAAATGAGTTTGGACTTAACTGA
- the LOC105688926 gene encoding protein sneaky-like yields MKIALALLVGCLAVLGTRAAPQYTTKYDNIDLEKILASERLLKNYVNCLLDEGVCTADGKELKEVLPDALATGCKKCSEKHKNGADQVIRFLIKNKPTEWNLLTKKYDPEGKWRERYSDMLEKDEGSKETPKDAEEAVAEVSEKTASMPGLENMSRVGQVIEGTLEKFSKLYLSACPTFYRLCFDPVGTHKKSRAALGFFFGFMLGVLFYEVVIVDLEFSEYTGLGLGAVIIAMLAIGCASSIQVRCICVLAIPAFCGRAGRSVLKAMVLAYVIAGPIFNLAYNGKEVVRTFACTTQLTYNLTKTRLDLMFKPFQQAIFGMKADANEIRETLASVRELSSPIIEEIEGEEEMNRLKEENDYFDAKLGDTRRSDEIEQREERREKEAKEKRDNSQNEADMYEARYREKIEERCEEQLTRGAERCRDMFSSAYDKCYDGVTFLAAWLLCWPMKLTFVCNLAQAMGGSSTCNPDGKVDVGIGEGYVALKGSRDKLSASLKDAKLQYKVKKNPILLDVRGASDTAKAVMHDFDARRKLFDSAMTIIRRCLAFVFLKIILSAQSYHDKYLNDIEFDNIYVTTYFRRIDARRKSRECQTLLPLRKIERTKLIDPYKAGPSRTERANLVGQTVKLILEMVTATTFVLLDRLFFETLDVVRRHAHIEYTQSGRHDMSLEVRGTGIIASLVRSVIGGFNGKRRIKTVTSNQSCLPRPRELPGYILAKIYGTYFAVWVMLLLAAYTQRSRHAICAFFYRTREKRRVLYLYNETLRRRLGFFRFMRGRIRALVRARLLERDMDPWLALRERSPRLCGWLRYFAFARAECLICGETEPRKGPAFRRCTTPGCPFVHCQECWRDKNSRMLFFLCLFSTIGILLAATQDEKYTTKYDNVDIDSIIRSERLTDNYVKCLLDLKPCPPEAAELKKNLPDGLEHECSSCSESQKIAVDKIAHYLIENKPEDWTLLEEKYDPTGAYRSRYRALIESDRTESSVV; encoded by the exons ATGAAGATCGCCCTGGCGTTACTCGTCGGGTGTCTGGCCGTCCTCGGGACGAGAGCAGCACCCCAGTACACGACAAAGTACGACAATATCGATCTCGAGAAAATTTTGGCCAGCGAAaggttgttgaaaaattacgtcaACTGTCTGTTGGACGAAGGGGTCTGCACCGCCGATGGCAAAGAATTGAAAG AGGTCCTACCCGATGCCCTGGCAACCGGATGCAAAAAATGCAGCGAGAAACACAAGAACGGCGCTGACCAGGTGATCCGTTTCTTGATCAAAAATAAACCAACGGAATGGAACCTACTCACCAAAAAGTACGACCCCGAGGGTAAATGGAGAGAGAGGTACTCCGATATGTTGGAGAAAGATGAGGGATCCAAGGAGACGCCAAAGGACGCTGAGGAAGCGGTCGCCGAGGTCTCGGAGAAGACCGCCT CGATGCCAGGCTTAGAAAATATGTCGAGGGTGGGCCAGGTGATCGAAGGAacgcttgaaaaattttccaagctgTATTTGAGCGCGTGCCCCACTTTCTATCGCTTATGTTTCGATCCCGTTGGAACTCACAAAAAGTCCAGAGCAGCGCTGGGCTTTTTCTTCGGATTTATGCTCGGCGTACTCTTTTACGAAGTCGTCATCGTAGACCTCGAATTCTCCGAATACACCGGGCTCGGACTTGGCGCCGTGATAATTGCGATGTTAGCCATTGGATGCGCCTCCTCCATCCAG GTAAGATGTATCTGCGTCCTTGCGATCCCTGCCTTTTGCGGGAGAGCGGGTCGGAGCGTTCTGAAAGCAATGGTACTGGCGTACGTAATCGCCGGTCCGATATTCAATTTGGCGTACAACGGTAAGGAGGTGGTGCGAACTTTTGCTTGCACAACGCAGCTGACATACAACTTGACGAAGACTCGTTTGGACCTGATGTTCAAGCCGTTTCAGCAGGCGATTTTCGGTATGAAGGCGGACGCCAACGAGATAAGGGAGACTCTCGCCTCCGTGCGAGAATTATCGAGTCCGATTATTGAGGAAATTGAGGGTGAGGAGGAGATGAACCGTCTCAAAGAAGAGAATGACTACTTCGATGCAAAGTTGGGCGACACCAGGCGCAGCGATGAAATAGAACAGAGAGAAGAACGCCGGGAAAAAGAGGCGAAAGAGAAACGCGACAATTCGCAAAATGAGGCGGATATGTACGAAGCTAGATATCgcgagaaaatcgaagaacgaTGCGAAGAACAGCTGACCCGGGGGGCGGAACGCTGCAG GGACATGTTTAGCAGCGCTTATGACAAGTGTTACGACGGCGTGACCTTCCTTGCTGCGTGGCTTCTCTGCTGGCCGATGAAACTCACCTTTGTGTGTAACTTGGCACAAGCCATGGGAGGATCGAGCACCTGTAATCCCGACGGAAAAGTCGACGTCGGAATCGGCGAGGGCTACGTCGCCTTGAAAG GATCCCGAGATAAACTTAGCGCGAGTTTGAAGGACGCTAAACTTCAGtacaaggtgaaaaaaaacccaaTACTTTTGGACGTTCGCGGGGCGAGCGATACCGCGAAGGCCGTTATGCACGATTTTGACGCGAGACGGAAGCTCTTCGATTCGGcaatgacgataatacgaagatgcTTGGCGTTCGTATTTCTCAAGATAATACTGAGCGCGCAAAGTTACCACGACAAGTATCTCAACGACATCGAATTCGACAACATCTACGTAACCACCTACTTCCGGCGCATCGACGCCCGCCGAAAATCAAGGGAATGTCAGACTCTCCTGCCTCTCAGGAAGATCGAAAGGACCAAACTGATCGATCCGTACAAGGCCGGACCCAGCAGGACGGAGAGGGCTAACCTTGTCGGACAGACTGTCAAACTGATCCTGGAAATG GTGACAGCGACGACCTTCGTCCTGCTGGACCGTCTTTTCTTCGAGACTCTGGACGTGGTGCGTCGTCACGCTCACATCGAATACACTCAGAGTGGGCGTCACGACATGAGCCTCGAAGTCCGAGGGACGGGAATAATCGCGTCCCTTGTCCGGAGCGTGATCGGAGGTTTCAACGGTAAACGTCGAATCAAAACGGTGACCTCTAACCAATCGTGCCTACCACGACCTCGAGAACTCCCGGGCTACATCCTCGCGAAGATATACGGGACTTACTTCGCCGTGTGGGTGATGCTCCTCCTAGCGGCTTACACTCAACGATCACGTCACGCAATTTGCGCCTTCTTTTACCGCaccagagaaaaaagacgCGTCCTGTACCTCTACAACGAAACTCTACGCCGACGCCTGGGATTCTTCAG GTTTATGCGAGGTCGTATACGGGCTCTGGTCAGAGCGCGACTCCTTGAAAGAGACATGGACCCTTGGCTAGCTCTTCGCGAACGATCCCCAAGACTTTGCGGATGGTTGCGTTACTTCGCTTTCGCGAGAGCCGAGTGTCTGATATGCGGTGAAACCGAACCCAGGAAAGGTCCAGCTTTCAGACGCTGCACTACACCGGGATGCCCTTTCGTTCACTGTCAGGAATGCTGGAGAGAT AAGAATTCAAGAATGTTGTTCTTCCTCTGCCTCTTCTCGACCATCGGGATCCTCCTCGCCGCAACGCAGGATGAAAAATACACCACGAAATACGATAACGTCGACATCGATTCGATCATCCGGAGCGAAAGACTGACCGATAACTACGTCAAATGTCTGTTGGACTTAAAACCCTGTCCACCGGAAGCCGCTGAACTGAAAA AAAATCTGCCGGACGGTCTGGAGCACGAATGTTCCAGTTGCAGCGAATCGCAGAAAATCGCGGTGGACAAAATCGCCCATTATCTGATAGAGAATAAACCGGAAGATTGGACACTCCTGGAAGAAAAGTACGACCCTACCGGTGCCTACCGATCGCGATATCGCGCCCTCATTGAATCGGATCGAACCGAATCATCGGTGGTCTAG